In the genome of Massilia sp. PAMC28688, one region contains:
- the rpsC gene encoding 30S ribosomal protein S3, which translates to MGQKIHPTGFRLSVTRNWASRWYAGNGNFAQMLNEDLAARAYLKKKLKNASVGRIVIERPAKNARFTIYSSRPGVVIGKKGEDIEVLKSALTKIMGVPVHVNIEEIRKPEIDSQLIADSISQQLEKRIMFRRAMKRAMQNAMRLGALGIKIMSSGRLNGIEIARKEWYREGRVPLHTLRADIDYGTSEAATTYGIIGVKVWVYKGDRAPNGDAPVIDTPADEKKSRGPRRDDGKPAGRPRPAGAPGRPGSNATGAPVVKARPAVAVKKPEAAAAAPAEKAGE; encoded by the coding sequence ATGGGACAGAAGATTCATCCAACAGGCTTTCGCCTGTCAGTAACCCGTAACTGGGCGTCGCGTTGGTACGCGGGCAATGGTAACTTTGCCCAAATGCTCAACGAAGACCTCGCAGCACGTGCTTATCTGAAAAAGAAACTGAAGAACGCTTCGGTTGGCCGCATCGTCATCGAGCGTCCTGCCAAGAATGCGCGCTTCACGATTTACAGCTCGCGTCCAGGCGTGGTCATTGGTAAGAAGGGCGAAGACATCGAAGTACTGAAGTCGGCCCTGACCAAGATCATGGGTGTACCTGTACACGTCAATATCGAAGAAATCCGCAAGCCGGAAATCGATTCGCAGCTGATCGCCGATTCGATTTCGCAGCAGCTGGAAAAGCGGATCATGTTCCGCCGCGCCATGAAGCGTGCGATGCAAAACGCCATGCGTCTGGGTGCCCTGGGCATCAAGATCATGTCGTCGGGCCGTCTGAACGGCATCGAAATCGCACGTAAAGAGTGGTACCGCGAAGGCCGCGTGCCTCTGCATACCCTGCGCGCCGATATCGACTACGGTACCAGCGAAGCGGCAACGACCTACGGCATCATCGGTGTCAAGGTATGGGTCTACAAAGGCGACCGCGCTCCCAACGGCGACGCACCAGTGATCGATACCCCGGCCGACGAGAAGAAGAGCCGCGGCCCGCGCCGTGACGATGGCAAACCAGCTGGCCGTCCGCGTCCAGCCGGCGCCCCTGGCCGTCCGGGTTCCAACGCAACTGGCGCCCCAGTGGTCAAGGCTCGTCCTGCAGTCGCAGTGAAGAAGCCTGAAGCCGCTGCTGCAGCACCAGCTGAGAAAGCAGGAGAATAA
- the rplV gene encoding 50S ribosomal protein L22: protein MMETKAILKGVRLSDQKGRLVADLIRGKKVGAALDILQFSPKKGATIIKKVLESAIANAEHNDGADIDELKVVQIYVEKGPILKRFTARAKGRGDRISKQSCHIYVTVGN, encoded by the coding sequence ATAATGGAAACCAAAGCTATCCTCAAAGGTGTGCGCCTGTCCGACCAAAAAGGTCGCCTGGTGGCAGATCTGATCCGCGGCAAGAAAGTCGGCGCAGCACTCGACATCTTGCAGTTCAGCCCCAAGAAGGGTGCGACCATCATCAAGAAGGTCCTCGAGTCCGCTATCGCGAACGCCGAGCACAATGATGGCGCCGACATCGACGAGCTGAAAGTCGTTCAGATCTACGTTGAAAAGGGTCCGATCCTCAAGCGCTTCACTGCACGCGCCAAGGGCCGGGGTGATCGTATCTCGAAACAATCCTGTCACATCTACGTGACTGTCGGCAACTAA
- the rpsS gene encoding 30S ribosomal protein S19 encodes MTRSLKKGPFTDAHLVKKVETAQANKDKKPVKTWSRRSTITPDFIGLTIAVHNGKLHVPVYVSENMVGHKLGEFALTRTFKGHAADKKAKK; translated from the coding sequence ATGACACGTTCATTGAAAAAAGGGCCGTTCACGGACGCCCACCTGGTGAAAAAAGTCGAAACCGCGCAAGCGAACAAAGACAAGAAGCCAGTCAAAACCTGGTCGCGCCGCTCGACCATCACGCCAGACTTCATCGGCCTGACGATCGCGGTTCACAATGGCAAGCTGCACGTGCCAGTGTATGTTTCCGAGAACATGGTTGGTCACAAGCTCGGCGAGTTTGCACTGACCCGTACGTTCAAGGGCCATGCCGCTGACAAGAAGGCGAAGAAATAA
- the rplB gene encoding 50S ribosomal protein L2 has translation MALVKMKPTSPGRRGMVKVVNPDLYKGRPFAALVEKKSKTAGRNNNGHITTRHIGGGHKQHYRLIDFKRQKDGIPAKVERIEYDPNRTANIALLCYADGERHYIIATKGMAVGDSVMNGSEAPIKSGNCLPIRNIPVGTVMHCVEMLPGKGAQMARTAGAGVVLMAREGTYAQVRLRSGEVRRVHIECRATVGEVGNAEHSLRKIGKAGAMRWRGVRPTVRGVVMNPVDHPHGGGEGKTAAGRHPVSPWGQQTKGKKTRRNKRTTSMIVSRRGKK, from the coding sequence ATGGCACTCGTAAAGATGAAGCCAACCTCGCCAGGCCGTCGCGGCATGGTAAAGGTTGTGAATCCAGACCTGTACAAGGGTCGTCCGTTCGCAGCCTTGGTTGAAAAGAAATCGAAGACTGCTGGCCGTAACAACAACGGTCACATCACCACCCGCCACATCGGCGGTGGTCATAAGCAGCACTATCGCCTGATCGACTTCAAGCGTCAGAAGGATGGCATTCCGGCAAAGGTCGAGCGTATCGAATACGATCCAAACCGCACCGCGAACATCGCCCTGCTGTGCTACGCCGACGGCGAGCGCCATTACATCATCGCTACCAAGGGCATGGCCGTTGGCGACAGCGTGATGAACGGTTCGGAAGCACCGATCAAGTCGGGCAACTGCCTGCCTATCCGTAATATCCCGGTCGGTACCGTGATGCACTGTGTCGAAATGCTGCCAGGTAAGGGTGCCCAGATGGCCCGTACCGCCGGCGCCGGCGTCGTGCTGATGGCCCGCGAAGGCACCTACGCCCAGGTTCGCCTGCGTTCGGGTGAAGTACGCCGCGTGCACATCGAGTGCCGCGCTACCGTTGGCGAAGTCGGCAATGCCGAGCACAGCCTGCGCAAGATTGGTAAAGCCGGTGCGATGCGCTGGCGCGGTGTTCGTCCTACCGTTCGCGGTGTGGTCATGAACCCGGTCGATCACCCGCACGGTGGTGGTGAAGGTAAAACCGCAGCTGGTCGTCATCCAGTGTCGCCTTGGGGCCAACAGACGAAGGGTAAGAAGACGCGCCGTAACAAGCGTACGACTTCGATGATCGTCTCGCGCCGCGGCAAGAAATAA
- the rplW gene encoding 50S ribosomal protein L23, with protein MSGVIKFSEERLMKVLQAPVISEKATMVAEKNEQIVFRVLPDATKPEIKAAVELLFKVEVLSVQTVNRQGKQKRSGRFNGRRNHTKRAFVCLKPGQEINFVEEAK; from the coding sequence ATGAGCGGCGTAATCAAATTCAGCGAAGAGCGCCTGATGAAGGTGCTCCAGGCGCCGGTCATTTCCGAGAAGGCCACCATGGTCGCGGAAAAGAACGAGCAGATCGTGTTCCGCGTATTGCCGGATGCGACCAAGCCTGAAATCAAGGCAGCCGTTGAACTGTTGTTCAAGGTTGAAGTCCTGTCGGTGCAGACAGTTAATCGCCAAGGTAAGCAAAAGCGTTCGGGCCGTTTCAATGGCCGTCGCAACCATACCAAGCGTGCTTTCGTGTGCCTGAAGCCCGGCCAGGAAATCAATTTTGTCGAGGAGGCTAAATAA
- the rplD gene encoding 50S ribosomal protein L4 — protein sequence MELKLLNEQGQAGANVAAADTVFGRDYNEALIHQIVVAYAANARSGNRKQKDREEVHHTTKKPWRQKGTGRARAGMSSSPLWRGGGRIFPNSPDENFTHKVNKKMYRAGICSILSQLAREERLVVVENLTIDAPKTKLLSQKLQGMGLESVMIITDTTDENLMLASRNLPHVLVVEPRHADPMSLVFYKKIVVTKAALTMIEEMFA from the coding sequence ATGGAACTTAAGCTTCTTAATGAGCAAGGTCAAGCAGGCGCCAATGTCGCTGCAGCCGATACCGTTTTCGGCCGCGACTACAACGAAGCCCTGATCCACCAGATCGTCGTCGCCTACGCTGCCAACGCACGCTCGGGCAACCGCAAGCAGAAGGATCGTGAAGAAGTTCATCACACGACCAAGAAGCCATGGCGTCAAAAAGGTACGGGCCGTGCTCGTGCCGGTATGTCGTCCTCGCCACTGTGGCGCGGCGGCGGACGCATCTTCCCGAACTCGCCTGACGAGAACTTCACCCACAAAGTGAACAAGAAGATGTATCGCGCAGGTATCTGCTCGATCCTGTCCCAGCTGGCTCGTGAAGAGCGCCTGGTGGTCGTGGAAAACCTGACCATCGATGCCCCAAAGACCAAGCTGCTGTCGCAAAAGCTGCAGGGCATGGGCCTGGAATCGGTCATGATCATCACCGACACCACGGACGAGAACCTGATGCTGGCCTCGCGCAACCTGCCGCACGTGCTGGTGGTCGAGCCGCGTCACGCTGATCCGATGTCGCTGGTGTTCTACAAAAAAATCGTGGTCACCAAGGCAGCACTGACCATGATCGAGGAGATGTTCGCATGA
- the rplC gene encoding 50S ribosomal protein L3 yields the protein MSLGLLGRKVGMMRIFTDDGDSIPVTVLDVSNNRVAQVKTPETDGYSAVQVAFGQRRASRVTSAVAGHHAKAGVEAGTMLREFRVDAGKAAEMKAGDVVAASLFEVGQKIDVQGVTIGKGYAGTIKRHHFSSGRATHGNSRSHNVPGSIGMAQDPGRVFPGKRMTGHLGDVTRTVQNLEIARIDAERQLLLVKGAVPGAKNGQVVVSPAIKTKAQKGA from the coding sequence ATGAGCCTAGGCCTTCTCGGTCGCAAGGTTGGAATGATGCGCATCTTCACGGATGACGGGGATTCGATCCCAGTAACCGTGCTCGACGTATCGAACAACCGTGTTGCGCAAGTCAAAACTCCTGAAACAGACGGTTACTCCGCTGTTCAGGTCGCATTCGGTCAGCGTCGCGCATCCCGCGTGACTTCGGCAGTTGCGGGTCACCACGCCAAAGCCGGCGTTGAAGCTGGCACCATGCTGCGCGAATTCCGCGTAGATGCTGGCAAAGCAGCCGAAATGAAAGCTGGCGATGTTGTTGCCGCTTCGCTGTTCGAAGTCGGTCAAAAGATCGACGTTCAGGGCGTCACGATCGGTAAGGGCTACGCTGGTACCATCAAGCGTCACCACTTCTCGTCGGGCCGTGCTACCCACGGTAACTCGCGTTCGCACAATGTGCCGGGCTCGATCGGTATGGCGCAGGATCCAGGTCGTGTTTTCCCTGGTAAGCGCATGACCGGTCATCTGGGTGATGTTACCCGTACCGTACAGAATCTTGAAATCGCCCGTATCGATGCCGAGCGCCAGCTGTTGCTGGTCAAGGGTGCCGTACCAGGCGCGAAAAATGGCCAAGTCGTTGTTTCGCCAGCCATCAAAACCAAAGCACAGAAAGGAGCTTGA
- a CDS encoding TerD family protein, translating to MAISLQKGGNVNLSKESPGLSKVMIGLGWDPRATDGAAFDLDGSVFLLKTDGKVRGDSDFVFYNNLKSTDGSVVHQGDNTSGEGEGDDEKVLVDLTKVPAEIDKLSFCVTIHEAESRKQNFGMVSKAFIRCMDANGEKEIARYDLSEDGSTETAMIFGEMYRAGSEWKFRAIGQGFKGGLGPLARSFGVNA from the coding sequence ATGGCTATCAGTTTGCAAAAAGGCGGCAACGTCAACCTGAGCAAGGAATCACCGGGCCTGTCCAAGGTCATGATCGGCCTGGGCTGGGATCCGCGCGCCACCGATGGCGCCGCCTTCGACCTCGACGGCAGCGTATTCCTGCTCAAGACCGACGGCAAGGTGCGCGGCGACAGCGATTTCGTGTTCTATAACAACCTCAAGTCGACCGACGGCTCGGTGGTGCACCAGGGCGACAATACCTCGGGCGAAGGCGAAGGCGACGACGAAAAGGTGCTGGTCGACCTGACTAAAGTGCCGGCCGAGATCGACAAGCTCTCGTTTTGCGTCACCATCCATGAAGCCGAGTCGCGCAAGCAGAACTTTGGCATGGTCAGCAAGGCTTTCATCCGCTGCATGGATGCCAACGGCGAGAAAGAAATTGCCCGTTACGACCTGTCGGAAGACGGTTCGACCGAAACAGCCATGATCTTCGGCGAAATGTACCGTGCCGGCAGCGAGTGGAAGTTCCGTGCCATAGGCCAGGGCTTCAAGGGCGGCCTGGGACCGCTGGCGCGCTCGTTCGGCGTCAACGCTTAA
- a CDS encoding VWA domain-containing protein, with amino-acid sequence MMEQLSRGQRLPLASLSDNGKLVITLAASGVPLDFSCFGVGVDGKLVSEAYMTFFNQPSTPCGGVTMSAQGSGAVFTIDTARLPATIDQVVVTASVDGSGSLAQLGASALRLGDKASFDFSGSDFAQERAAMLGNLYRKDGQWRFTIVGQGFNGGLDALVAHFGGDVAAPAAAPAPAQPARISLDKRIEKEAPQLVNLVKAAGVSLAKAGLDTHRAKVALVLDISGSMTSLYSKGLVQQFADRILALGCKFDDDGEIDVFLFGANVHQPEPMSLANAPTYIKKVIAKHPLEGDTRYGRAMEAVRRYYFPDGNAAERKAPVGGKTPVYVMFVTDGSTSDQPLTEKQLRWSSREPIFWQFMGIGKGRKSKSKKLFAFADSDFPFLEKLDGLDGRLIDNADFFSVASPDEHSDSELYDLLMTEYPGWLKLAKQHGVLS; translated from the coding sequence ATGATGGAACAGTTATCAAGAGGACAGCGCCTGCCGCTGGCCAGCCTGTCCGACAATGGCAAACTCGTCATTACGCTGGCAGCGTCCGGCGTGCCGCTCGATTTTTCGTGCTTTGGCGTCGGTGTCGACGGCAAGCTGGTGAGCGAAGCGTACATGACCTTCTTCAACCAGCCATCCACGCCCTGCGGCGGCGTCACCATGAGCGCGCAGGGCAGCGGCGCGGTCTTTACCATCGACACCGCGCGCCTGCCTGCGACCATAGACCAGGTGGTGGTCACGGCCAGCGTTGACGGTTCCGGCTCCCTGGCCCAGCTGGGCGCCAGCGCGCTGCGCCTGGGCGACAAGGCCAGCTTCGACTTTTCCGGCAGCGACTTTGCCCAGGAGCGCGCAGCCATGCTGGGCAATCTGTACCGCAAGGACGGTCAGTGGCGCTTTACCATCGTGGGCCAGGGCTTCAATGGCGGCCTCGATGCGCTGGTGGCGCACTTTGGCGGCGATGTCGCGGCGCCTGCAGCGGCGCCGGCGCCCGCCCAGCCTGCCCGCATTTCGCTCGACAAACGCATCGAAAAGGAAGCCCCGCAGCTCGTCAACCTGGTCAAGGCAGCCGGCGTGTCGCTGGCCAAGGCCGGGCTCGACACGCACCGCGCCAAGGTCGCGCTGGTGCTCGATATTTCCGGCTCCATGACCAGCCTGTACAGCAAGGGACTGGTGCAGCAGTTTGCCGACCGCATCCTGGCGCTGGGCTGCAAGTTCGACGACGACGGCGAGATTGACGTGTTCCTGTTCGGCGCCAATGTCCACCAGCCCGAGCCCATGTCGCTGGCCAACGCGCCCACCTATATCAAGAAGGTGATCGCCAAGCACCCGCTGGAAGGCGACACCCGCTACGGCCGCGCCATGGAAGCCGTGCGTCGCTACTACTTCCCGGACGGGAACGCCGCCGAGCGCAAGGCGCCGGTGGGCGGCAAGACGCCGGTGTACGTCATGTTCGTGACCGACGGCAGCACCTCCGACCAGCCGCTGACGGAAAAGCAGCTGCGCTGGAGCAGCCGCGAGCCGATCTTCTGGCAGTTCATGGGCATTGGCAAAGGGCGCAAGTCAAAATCGAAAAAACTGTTTGCGTTCGCCGACTCCGATTTCCCCTTCCTGGAAAAGCTCGACGGGCTTGATGGCCGCCTGATTGACAATGCCGACTTCTTTTCCGTGGCCTCGCCCGACGAACACAGCGACAGCGAACTGTACGACCTGCTCATGACCGAATACCCCGGCTGGCTCAAGCTGGCCAAGCAGCACGGCGTGCTGTCCTGA
- a CDS encoding ATP-grasp domain-containing protein, translating to MRVWFNRTFSSVYAAINLIREADSEGRFHIIYSNANPHVAAARAAHEFHVEPTGMEREEYIEWCLQFCREQRVDIFIPGRESTVLAGMHARFEALGTRVLSAGSVEALELIHDKARFYSDVDLTMAPVAETRIFETVEAFDAAYADLRQRHAKLCVKPSQSVFGLGFAVLDEERSSAALLLAGAEYHIGLADMRRGLAEMGTFRTMLLMEYLDGHEFSVDCVGDKGRLVAAVPRKKPKKAGRGQLIDMRQDILDATAKLCADFGLNGCFNVQYREGGEELRLLEINPRMSGGIGMACVAGPNLPYIALRGFADGFDKVQVAPVRDGIRVAELTTPVELA from the coding sequence ATGCGTGTCTGGTTTAACAGGACGTTTTCGTCCGTGTACGCGGCCATCAACCTTATCCGCGAAGCGGATAGCGAAGGCCGCTTCCACATCATCTACAGCAATGCCAACCCGCACGTAGCGGCCGCTCGCGCCGCCCACGAGTTCCATGTCGAACCCACCGGCATGGAGCGCGAAGAATACATCGAGTGGTGCCTCCAGTTCTGCCGCGAGCAGCGCGTGGATATCTTCATCCCGGGTCGCGAATCAACGGTGCTGGCCGGGATGCACGCGCGCTTTGAAGCGCTGGGCACGCGCGTGCTGTCTGCCGGGTCGGTGGAGGCGCTCGAACTCATTCACGACAAGGCCCGTTTTTACAGCGACGTGGACCTGACAATGGCGCCGGTGGCCGAAACGCGCATCTTCGAGACGGTGGAAGCGTTTGACGCCGCCTACGCCGACCTGCGCCAGCGCCACGCCAAACTGTGCGTAAAGCCTTCGCAATCGGTGTTTGGCCTGGGCTTTGCGGTGCTGGACGAAGAGCGCAGCAGCGCCGCCCTGCTGCTGGCCGGCGCCGAGTACCACATTGGCCTGGCCGACATGCGCCGCGGCCTGGCCGAGATGGGCACCTTCCGCACCATGCTGCTGATGGAGTACCTGGACGGGCACGAGTTCAGCGTCGACTGCGTGGGCGACAAGGGCCGCCTGGTAGCTGCCGTGCCGCGCAAGAAGCCGAAAAAGGCGGGGCGCGGCCAGTTGATCGACATGCGCCAGGACATCCTGGACGCCACCGCCAAGCTGTGCGCCGACTTTGGCCTGAACGGCTGCTTCAATGTGCAGTATCGCGAAGGCGGCGAGGAACTGCGCCTGCTCGAAATTAATCCACGCATGTCGGGCGGTATCGGCATGGCCTGCGTGGCCGGCCCCAACCTGCCCTACATTGCCCTGCGTGGCTTTGCCGATGGCTTTGACAAGGTGCAGGTCGCACCCGTGCGCGACGGCATTCGCGTGGCCGAATTAACTACACCCGTGGAACTTGCATGA